The stretch of DNA TTGTGGATGTTAAAGGATGAGAACGACGAAAATTTGAACTGAGATCACCCAGTCCCTTCGACGGTGGGTGAGACCTGGCGATGTTATCACCGACAACTACCGCTATTGAACGAAATACGCATTGAACGCTGCGTGATCATACCCGATGCGATCCTCGTCGAGATACATTGTTTCTCAGATGCGTCCGAGAAGGCATATGGAGCATGTGTCTACATAAAGAGCATGGATTCGAGTGGAACTATTAGGGTCAGATTACTGTCGTCCAAATCAAGGATAGCTCCGATGAAAACCCAATCCATCCCGAGATTAGAGCTTTGTGGGGCACTTCTTGCGGTTTTACTGTTCGAGAAGATTCGTGATTCGACGAGAGTAGCAGCGCAAACGTTTTTCTGGACGGATTCGACGTGTGTCCTTCATTGGATAGCAGCTTCCCCATCCACTTGGAATGTTTTTGTCGCTAACAGGGTTTCGAAATTCCAAACAATATCAGTTGGCTGTCAGTGGAGACACGTGTCAGGAGCTGAGAATCCTGCGGACCTCATTTCCAGGGGTATATCTCCTGAGGACATCATTGAGAACAAGGTTTGGTGGCATGGACCAGCTTGGTTGGAGAAGGGCCCCGATTATTGGCCAACATTTCCAGAGAATTCTACGGTTGAAGAAGGTGAGGAAGAGAAGCGTCGTACAGTAGTAACCAACATTGCTTCTGGAATGGTGGAATTCAACGATTGGTATTTTGGGAAGTTTGGATCGTTCATTGTATTAATCCGGTGTACAGCTTATTGGCTGAGGTTGATGAAACTGCTTCGTGAACCAATAAATACTCGTAAGGACACGAGATTTCTTTCCGcaatcgagttgaaagaggcagAAAGGCTGCTAATTTCAAGGGTGCAACAGGAATGTTTTCATCTAGAATGGATTTCATTGTCTAAAGGGGAAATGGTTCCCCGAAAATCTCCGCTTCGATGGTACAACCCATATATATCCGAGGACGGGTTGATAAGAGTTGGAGGACGACTGAAGCATTCAGCGGAATCCGAAGAAACGAAGCACCCAGTTGTTTTGCCAGCTAGGCATCATTTTACGCAAATCATTATAAGGTACTACCACGAGAAGCTGCTTCATGCAGGACCGCAACTACTATTAGGAGCTGTAAGACTCCGCTATTGGCCATTGGGCGGAAGGAATCTCGCTCGCTACATTGTGCATCACTGCCAGAGGTGTTTCCGAGCAAAGCCGTCTGCAATCCAACAATTTATGGGAGAGCTGCCATCAGCACGGGTCACCGTATCTCGTCCGTTCTCACGAACGGGCGTTGACTACTTTGGACCACTTTACCTAAGGGTAGCCCCACGACGACCAGCAGTGAAGGCCTATGGTGCAATCTTCGTTTGCATGTGTACGAAGGCGGTACACTTAGAGCTTGTAAATGACCTATCTACCGACCGATTTCTGCAAGCATTGCGGAGATTCATCTCAAGAAGAGGAATGTGCACGAATCTTTACTCCGACAATGGCACTAATTTCGTCGGAGCTCGAAATAAACTACGAGAATTCctgattttattgaaaaatagtagtCACCATAGTCGAGTTTCGAAGGAATGTGCCAATCAAGGGATTCGATGGCATTTTAATCCCCCCAGTGCGCCCCATTTCGGAGGTTTGTGGGAAGCCGCCGTACGATCTGCTAAAATCCACCTGCTTAAGGTTCTAGGCGAAAGTGTTGCGACTCCCGAGGATATGAGCACTCTACTCGTCCAAATAGAGGGGTGTCTCAATTCAAGGCCATTGACACAGATGTCTGAGGATCCAAACGACTTAGAGCCATTGACGCCTGCCCACTTCTTGATCGGAACTTCTCTGCAGGCGATCCCGGAAGAAAATATAGAAGCAGTTCCCAGTAATCGTTTGAACAAATGGCAGTTGATTCAAAAACGTCTATAGGATTTCTGGAAGAGATGGCGCAGAGACTATTTGGCACAGCTGCAAGGGAGAATGAAGCGATGGAAACCACCTGTGTATATCGCAGTTGGCAAGCTGGTGATCATTCAGGATGACAACCAGCCCCCTATGCGTTGGAAAATGGGGAGGATTGTTGAGGTTCACCCGGGGGACGATGGAGTTGTGCGAGTTGTGACGCTCAAAACTTCTTCAGGTATAATGAAGCGTCCGGTGGAAAAACTGTGCATGTTACCAATTGAGGATCGTGATAATTAAACCCATAGCTTCGAATCCCATTGCACCCCACTCCCTTTCCTGTCGAAGAGGTTTTTTATTTCAGACATTTCGGAAATTTCAGGGTGGGTGAGAATGTTGGAGAGTTATCATCCACCCAACACTACATCCCTGGATTGATGAAACCATAACCGCTCAGAGAACAACAGAAAACATAAGAGCTACAACGATATGGAAACAACAGCAATACAACAACGAGAGTG from Toxorhynchites rutilus septentrionalis strain SRP chromosome 3, ASM2978413v1, whole genome shotgun sequence encodes:
- the LOC129774459 gene encoding uncharacterized protein LOC129774459, translated to MDSSGTIRVRLLSSKSRIAPMKTQSIPRLELCGALLAVLLFEKIRDSTRVAAQTFFWTDSTCVLHWIAASPSTWNVFVANRVSKFQTISVGCQWRHVSGAENPADLISRGISPEDIIENKVWWHGPAWLEKGPDYWPTFPENSTVEEGEEEKRRTVVTNIASGMVEFNDWYFGKFGSFIVLIRCTAYWLRLMKLLREPINTRKDTRFLSAIELKEAERLLISRVQQECFHLEWISLSKGEMVPRKSPLRWYNPYISEDGLIRVGGRLKHSAESEETKHPVVLPARHHFTQIIIRYYHEKLLHAGPQLLLGAVRLRYWPLGGRNLARYIVHHCQRCFRAKPSAIQQFMGELPSARVTVSRPFSRTGVDYFGPLYLRVAPRRPAVKAYGAIFVCMCTKAVHLELVNDLSTDRFLQALRRFISRRGMCTNLYSDNGTNFVGARNKLREFLILLKNSSHHSRVSKECANQGIRWHFNPPSAPHFGGLWEAAVRSAKIHLLKVLGESVATPEDMSTLLVQIEGCLNSRPLTQMSEDPNDLEPLTPAHFLIGTSLQAIPEENIEAVPSNRLNKWQLIQKRL